In Melanotaenia boesemani isolate fMelBoe1 chromosome 7, fMelBoe1.pri, whole genome shotgun sequence, a single window of DNA contains:
- the slitrk2 gene encoding SLIT and NTRK-like protein 2, producing MLSGVLFLSVLTVTSLSPSETESRKTSAFKDICKTRCACEERENILNINCENKGFTTISQFQAPPNKISQLFLNGNFLSRISANEFVNYSNVTSLHLGNNGLQEIRTAAFNGLRFLKRLHLNNNNLEVIKEDTFAGLESLEYLQADYNYISAIEPGAFSKLNKLKVLILNDNLLLSLPANIFRFVLLTHLDLRGNRLKMLPFAGVLEHIGGIMEIQLEENPWNCTCDLIPLKSWLDTISVFVGDIVCETPFRLHGKDITQLIKQDLCPRRNAGERVHPPSDSHFQGALHPTYHPAVITPTRAPKASRPPKMRYRPTPRISKDRHVFGPIMVYQTRSPVPMLCPSVCVCTSQNPDSGLNINCQERKLHNISELSPKPSYPKKLHLTGNYLQVIYRPDLAEYSSLELLHLGNNRIAVIQEGAFENLTNLRRLYLNGNYIETLSQSLFAGLQSLQYLYLEYNIIKEIFPQTFNSLHNLQLLFLNNNLLRSLPDNVFGGTMLTRLNLRNNHFSHLPVQGVLDQLSAFIQIDLQENPWDCTCHIVALKNWMELSSTSVVVNEITCDSPSKHAGRLLRSLRNEAICPEPSEVPPPHHVPATKTPTLMSAATEATTSSSSSSSSSSSSSSPSSSFSPASPTESRLHMPELHPDVPLSVLILGLLVVFILSVCFGAGLFVFVLKRRKGVEHVPTGANNLDLNSFQVQYGSYTPEPTQDKNSESHVYNYIPPPMGSMCQNPIYMQKDGEQVAFYRHLKELSFGPLDAKKEDVLTRSPGAYTISTLNFMEKSPTSCGLTTSEPPEMLYQNLGERPNKELPKAAGAPPFTYNFCTLPKRPCIVPPYEAATARRHVTNQDRLNKCGLYGTPRKYFGPEHPSKNNEHPALLLPGKLKTEPDYLEVLEKQTAMSQL from the coding sequence ATGCTGAGCGGCGTCCTCTTTCTGAGCGTCCTCACGGTCACCAGCCTGTCACCGTCCGAAACGGAGAGCCGCAAAACTTCAGCCTTCAAAGACATCTGCAAGACGCGCTGCGCCTGCGAGGAGCGCGAGAACATCCTCAACATCAACTGTGAGAATAAAGGATTTACCACCATCAGTCAGTTCCAGGCGCCTCCCAATAAAATCTCCCAGCTCTTCCTGAACGGAAACTTCCTGTCGCGGATCAGCGCCAACGAGTTTGTCAACTACAGCAATGTCACCTCTCTGCATCTGGGGAATAACGGCCTGCAGGAGATCAGAACCGCAGCTTTCAACGGCCTCCGCTTCCTGAAGCGGCTCCATCTGAACAACAACAACCTGGAGGTGATTAAAGAGGACACGTTCGCGGGGCTGGAGAGTTTGGAGTATTTACAAGCAGACTATAATTACATCAGCGCCATCGAGCCGGGTGCTTTCAGTAAGCTGAACAAGCTCAAAGTGTTGATCCTCAACGACAACCTGCTGTTGTCTTTGCCTGCTAATATCTTCCGCTTTGTGCTCCTCACCCACTTGGATTTACGTGGCAATCGTCTGAAGATGCTGCCATTTGCTGGGGTGCTGGAGCACATCGGAGGCATCATGGAGATCCAGCTGGAGGAGAACCCCTGGAACTGCACCTGTGACCTGATTCCCCTCAAGTCCTGGCTGGACACCATCTCCGTCTTTGTGGGGGACATAGTGTGTGAGACGCCGTTCAGGTTGCATGGCAAAGACATCACTCAGCTCATAAAGCAGGACCTGTGTCCACGTAGAAACGCCGGGGAGCGCGTCCACCCCCCATCTGACTCTCACTTTCAGGGGGCCCTACACCCAACATACCACCCCGCCGTCATCACTCCCACCCGCGCCCCCAAAGCTTCCCGCCCACCCAAAATGCGCTACCGGCCCACCCCTCGCATCTCCAAGGACAGACATGTTTTTGGGCCTATAATGGTTTACCAGACACGCTCCCCCGTCCCCATGCTGTGTCCCAGTGTGTGCGTCTGCACGTCCCAGAACCCGGACAGCGGGCTCAACATCAACTGCCAGGAGAGGAAGCTGCATAACATCAGTGAGCTGAGCCCCAAGCCGTCCTACCCGAAGAAGCTCCACCTCACCGGCAACTACTTACAGGTGATCTACAGACCCGACCTGGCCGAGTACAGCTCGCTGGAGCTGCTCCACTTAGGAAATAACCGGATTGCAGTCATTCAGGAGGGTGCGTTCGAGAACCTCACCAACCTCAGAAGGCTCTATCTGAATGGAAATTACATTGAGACCCTGTCCCAGTCTCTGTTCGCGGGGCTGCAGTCCCTCCAGTATCTGTATTTGGAATACAACATCATCAAAGAGATTTTTCCACAAACATTTAATTCTCTGCACAACCTGCAGCTTCTGTTCCTAAACAACAACCTGCTGCGCTCGCTGCCCGACAACGTGTTCGGGGGCACCATGCTGACGCGGCTAAACCTGAGGAACAACCACTTCTCCCACCTCCCGGTTCAGGGAGTGCTGGACCAGCTGTCGGCCTTCATCCAGATCGACCTGCAGGAGAACCCCTGGGACTGCACCTGCCACATCGTGGCGCTGAAAAACTGGATGGAGCTGTCCAGCACCAGCGTGGTGGTCAACGAGATCACCTGCGATTCGCCGTCCAAGCACGCCGGTCGCCTGCTGCGCTCACTCCGCAATGAGGCCATCTGCCCCGAGCCCAGCGAGGTGCCCCCCCCCCACCATGTCCCCGCCACAAAAACCCCCACATTAATGAGTGCTGCCACTGAagccaccacctcctcctcttcttcctcctcctcttcttcttcctcctcctctccctcctcttcctttaGCCCAGCGAGCCCCACGGAGTCGCGCCTCCACATGCCGGAGCTGCACCCCGACGTCCCGCTCTCCGTCCTGATTCTTGGCCTCCTGGTTGTTTTCATCCTGTCCGTCTGCTTCGGGGCGGGTCTCTTTGTTTTCGTCCTGAAGAGGCGGAAAGGGGTGGAGCACGTCCCCACGGGCGCCAACAACTTGGACCTCAACTCTTTCCAGGTGCAGTATGGCTCCTACACCCCTGAACCAACTCAAGACAAAAACTCTGAAagtcatgtttataactacatCCCTCCACCGATGGGCTCCATGTGTCAGAACCCCATTTACATGCAGAAGGATGGCGAACAGGTGGCGTTTTACCGCCACCTGAAGGAGCTCAGCTTTGGGCCCCTGGATGCAAAGAAGGAGGACGTCCTGACCCGCAGTCCGGGGGCCTACACGATCAGCACCCTGAATTTCATGGAGAAAAGTCCGACTTCATGTGGGTTGACCACCTCGGAGCCTCCTGAGATGCTGTATCAAAACTTGGGGGAGAGGCCCAACAAGGAGCTCCCCAAAGCTGCAGGTGCCCCTCCTTTCACCTACAACTTTTGCACGTTGCCTAAGAGGCCCTGCATCGTGCCCCCTTACGAGGCGGCAACGGCCCGGCGGCACGTGACCAACCAGGACAGGTTGAACAAATGTGGGCTGTACGGCACGCCCAGGAAATACTTTGGGCCAGAACATCCTTCCAAAAACAATGAGCATCCTGCACTGCTGCTCCCTGGGAAGCTAAAGACAGAACCGGACTACCTGGAGGTTCTGGAGAAACAGACTGCCATGAGCCAACTGTAA